A window of [Clostridium] innocuum genomic DNA:
AACCTGCTTATCTGGCCAGTGTAGATGCCGATGTTATTGCAGGCAATCGTATATTCAAAAGGTGCTGCAGCTGTTTTTACAGAGGAAGGACAGAAACAGATTCTTAAGCAACATAACAATTTACAAGCAAGATTCAGCTTGTTTAATGAACGCATTGGATATGTTGGGGTTTTGATATAGCATGGAGATAAAAATGCATTCTATTTTTCTAATACATTTCTCTTATCTATGTAACTTAATGACATCGGGGCTTTAGCATATCTGTTTTGTGAAATGGCAGAAATGATTCTCGAGAAAGGCTTCCTGTAAACAGCAAGCTTCGTCCTTATGCATGAAGGATAAAGTTTATTCTGTCGAACCTCCGGATGCTTTGTCGAATATCCCCAAAGGCAAATGAAAACGTGGTAAGATGATGACCGGAGGGATGAAACATGAAACATCAGTATATTGACGGTATCCTTTACTTTTATTTTTACGGGGATCTGGATAACCTTACCGTTTGCAATCTCAAGCAGATATGCATCGACCTGATAGAAAAATATCAGCCCAAAACGGTAAAGCTTGATTTTGAAGAGGTCACTTTTGTGGACAGCACCGGCATCGGCTTTGTCCTGGCACGCTACAAGCAACTGCAGAAGCTGCATGCCCAGCTTATTTTATGCAATCTGTCCAGAGTGAACCAGACGCTGTTTAAGATGTCCGGGATCTTCCAGATCATGAAACATGAGAGAAATGAGGTAAAGCTATGAATACGATGAAACTGGAATTTGTAAGCAGACTGGAAAATGAGGCATTTGCCAGAACGAGTGCGGTAGCTTTCCTGATGCCGCTGAATCTGGATATGGAAGCGATTATGGAAATCAAGACGATGCTGGCAGAGGCAATTGTCAATGCCATGATACACGGCTATGAGAGCAGAGAGAGCGGAACAATCGTATTACAGATCTCCTATGATGAGGAATTCATACATATGACGGTTCAGGATGAGGGCTGCGGCATTGATGATCTGCAGCTGGCAATGCAGCCATTATATACGAGTAAAAAGCATATGGAGCGAAGCGGCATGGGGATGACGATCATGCAGACCTTTGCGGATGATTTCCATATTGAATCAGAAAAGGGAAAGGGAACGCTTGTCACGATAAAGAAAAGAATCCAACATGGAAAAGACAGCGAGCAATGAGGAGCTGATTGAACGGATCCGATTGGGGGATGAAGAAGCGAAAAGCTGCTTTGTTCAACAGAACAGCGCGCTTGTCTATTCGATTATCCGACGGTTTTCCCGACAGCGGATATCGAATGAGGATCTGTTTCAGATCGGCTGTGTCGGTCTGATGAAGGCATTAAATAATTTCGATACCAGCTATGAGGTGAAATTTTCCACCTATGCGGTTCCCATTATCATGGGAGAAATCAAGCGGTTTTTCCGTGATGACGGCAGTATCCGTATTTCCAGAAGTCTGAAGGAAGGCTATCTGCAAATGGTGAAAGCCAAGGAGGTTTTGCTGCAGAAGCTGAATCATGAGCCGACCTATCAGGAGATTGCCGATGCAATGGAGCTGGATGTGGCGGATGTCATACTGGCCTTTGAAGCAAACCAGTTCATTTATTCACTGGATGAAACGATCTATGAAAATGACGGCTCTCCGATTCTGCTGGAGGACAAGGTTTCCAATAAAAAGGAAGAGGATGTCGTCATGAAGGTTTCTCTGCGTGATGAAATTCAGAAGCTGGATCAGCGGGAACAGCTGCTGCTGCATTATCGCTATGATCTGTCCATGAAGCAGGAGGAGATAGCACGGAAGCTGAATATTTCTCAGGTCCAGGTCAGCAGGCTGGAAAAAAAGATTATCAAGAAGCTGAAGGAGCGTCTGGCAGTTGCCTGATGCTTTTTTATAGCACAGAATTGTTTAAATCTGCCGGTGGAAATCAAATGCTTCACTCTGCATTCCTGCCTGTACGCTTCTACTTTCTTGTGCCGTGTGAAAAAACATGCTATAATATGAGTTCGAAAAAAGAATGGATGTGTAAGTATGCCGTTATCTGAATTTTATCTGATGAATGACGAGCAGATTGCTTCGCTGCATGAGCAGCTTGCAGAGAATTTTTACGACGACGATTTATATAAGACGGTATTCATGGATGACAGAACCCGTTTAAAGACCTTGCGCTACCTGTTTCGCCACTATGTAAAGGCATTGAAGCCATACTGTCATTTTCTGGCGGATAGTGCAGAATGCAAAAGTGTCATGGTGGTATGGGATTCCACTCTGGAACAGCCGCTGCAGTATCATCTGCAGCTGCTCTGGCTGAATTTGAAAATGATTCCCATGCTGGCAGGACTGCGGTCTGTAAAAAGCATACGGCATGTCATCGAATGCTGGGATATGTTTACGAGCCGCTGGATTCAGGAATTCGTACAGGGTGATTACCTGCATCTGGATTT
This region includes:
- a CDS encoding anti-sigma factor antagonist (This anti-anti-sigma factor, or anti-sigma factor antagonist, belongs to a family that includes characterized members SpoIIAA, RsbV, RsfA, and RsfB.): MKHQYIDGILYFYFYGDLDNLTVCNLKQICIDLIEKYQPKTVKLDFEEVTFVDSTGIGFVLARYKQLQKLHAQLILCNLSRVNQTLFKMSGIFQIMKHERNEVKL
- a CDS encoding anti-sigma F factor, producing MNTMKLEFVSRLENEAFARTSAVAFLMPLNLDMEAIMEIKTMLAEAIVNAMIHGYESRESGTIVLQISYDEEFIHMTVQDEGCGIDDLQLAMQPLYTSKKHMERSGMGMTIMQTFADDFHIESEKGKGTLVTIKKRIQHGKDSEQ
- a CDS encoding SigB/SigF/SigG family RNA polymerase sigma factor; protein product: MEKTASNEELIERIRLGDEEAKSCFVQQNSALVYSIIRRFSRQRISNEDLFQIGCVGLMKALNNFDTSYEVKFSTYAVPIIMGEIKRFFRDDGSIRISRSLKEGYLQMVKAKEVLLQKLNHEPTYQEIADAMELDVADVILAFEANQFIYSLDETIYENDGSPILLEDKVSNKKEEDVVMKVSLRDEIQKLDQREQLLLHYRYDLSMKQEEIARKLNISQVQVSRLEKKIIKKLKERLAVA
- a CDS encoding GNAT family N-acetyltransferase → MPLSEFYLMNDEQIASLHEQLAENFYDDDLYKTVFMDDRTRLKTLRYLFRHYVKALKPYCHFLADSAECKSVMVVWDSTLEQPLQYHLQLLWLNLKMIPMLAGLRSVKSIRHVIECWDMFTSRWIQEFVQGDYLHLDLFFTEKELRGTGIGSAMLKALLVHAQEIGKDVTMETHHAENLSLYYKAGFVLMSEITHPDHDIHQYNLMRKCIREENLNE